ttttttattgtttagggttagggttaaattTGTCAGTAGTGAACTCTATTTCAAATCCTTATATAACTATGTGCAGTAAATAACAATTATACATAAAACATCTTTAACAATCgaaattacaatataaacataataataaaaatatcatcATAAAACATCATAAAACAACAAATAGATAAAGCTTCTCAAAACATGGCAATTTTGCATTTACactttattatttagtttttacatttatttttaatagaacTATTGTTCTTAAAATACAACTATAATATATACAGTCGAGTGCATAGGTTTGCGtcccccttttgtctcataagttTACACACACCTTTCAGAATGTATgcagatataatataatataaagaagAGACTTTTAAACAATCGCTGTAGTTATGacttttaaattatacatttgacttttattttgtaattaactgAACCATCGCAGTTTCCGAAACGAAGCGCAACGTGGTTTCAGGAGAGGTAGTACGAGACAAGGTCCAAAacgtatatatatgtatttattgtactaattatatattttaacatgaCCGAGGGCAAAACATTAGAGAAGCCGGCAAAAAACCTTCTTGCTCTGAATCCAAAAGAGGATGCAGAATTTCAGAAAAAGGTGCAGCAAGTGAAGAAACGTCCGAAAACGGTATGAAGCGTGAACATGTGGCGACCGGAGTTAAAACGTGGTTACAGTCGAATTTGTCGGATCATCATTTAATCAGCCAGCTTTAATAGCCAATATTAGGTAATAATGCAATGTTTATTATAGTGTGAACAGTAAAGTCTACAATTTACACTTTGTTCGTTCTGTCTGACATAGTTCTTTCGAGTTAAATTGCATCTTGGGATCCACGTTTCCATTCTTGTCTTgattttcagtgtgtgtgtgtgtgtatatgtatatgtatgtatgtatgtgtgtgtgtgtgtgtgtgtgtgtgatatgtatatatatgtatatatatatatatatatatatatatatatatatatataataattttgacATGTTAATTGTTTTCAGGCACAGTCTCTGACACCTGGAGTTATCTATGTTGGTCATCTTCCTCGAGGATTGTTGGAGCTTCAGTTGAGAGGTTACTTTCAGCAGTTTGGCAAAGTTTTAAGACTGAGAATTTCCAGGAGTAAAAAGGTATGATGTGCTCAGTTTTCAATTAGTGCATTTGTCTTACCGTAAATTGGATATtgtattttcaatttaatttcagttttaaattCAATAGTAAAGTAAAACGGTAAATATACATTGCAAGTGATTTTACCTGTAAAAAATTCTTATTGGATTGCTAATGGAATGTTTATATCTTAACGTGGGAAGAATTCTAAAGGGTTCTAATATAACGTAAAAAGCTCCTCCTGTATTTCAGTTTATCCAATAAGGTCCTCGTTGATTCTAAGAGAAGTCTTGTTTGATAGATATTCTTTTATCATTTCTATTGTCTTTTGACAAGGGTTATTTCTTGTGTCCACAATTAACGTATCTGTTTGTCATGACAGCTGAGTAATGGCACAATCTGAAAATTACCTTTGGTGTTTGTTGCCTTAGGTAAGATTATTGTGCCGACAATAATTAGGTACATTTAGCTTATTGCCAACTTTGTCTAGTTGTGCAATGAAACCCATGTGCCTACACTGTAATGATACACACACAGTCTTGGACAGGTGTGGATAGACAATAGTCATAAAAAGAAATTATGCTTTGCTTTGAAGATTCTACTATGGATATTGTGTAATTGTCGGACACCTAGTAAGggtattttaatttagttttttttttttttacagactggAGGGAGCAAAGGCTATGGATTTGTGGAATTTGAATGTGATGAGGTGGCAAAGATTGTGGCTGAGACCATGGACAACTACCTTATGGGAGAAAGGCTCATAAAATGTGAGTTGAGAGGGAGCAAGATGTTGAATAATTCATTTCTGACACAAATTTGATTGCTGTATTTTGTTCTGTTCAGGTCATGTGATGCCACCTGAGAAGGTCCATAAAAGGCTCTTTGATGGCTCCCAGAGGGGCTTTAAAAGGCCAAAGCAGCCTGCAGTGGCTCGTTATAACAAAGAACATACACCTGAAGATGTAAAGAAAATTACAGCAAAACTTTTAAGCAAAGAGGCTAAGCTACGCAAAAGACTGGCAGCAAAGGGCATAGACTACGATTTTCCTGGATttgtaagcatttttttttttttcccaattttaATCAGGATGATGCTTTATCCGGTTGTGATTCAGTGTGACTATTtcttttatttactatattttcAGGCAATGCAATTTCCTGCAAAAAAGGCCCAATTACAAGCAGATCTTTCCATGTGTAGCGAGGTAAGCTCAAGTATTTCAAGTGTCTTTGACCAAAATAACATTATACAAAGACACTGTATGTTATAAGCAGGCCAGTGGCAGATTATATTGTCTATTGTCAGATTTTTGGAAGTTACAGAATTCTGAAATGTGTTAAATGTCTTTGAAAGTACTACACTCATAAGATTCCGTGTGGGCCTGTTTATAAGTAGTAAAGTTAACTGAATTATAGAAgtttatgttaaagggatagttctctcaaaaatgaaaattctctcatgtactcaacttcatgccatcccagatgtgtatgactttttcttctgtggaacacaaagatttttagaagaatatctcagcgttgtaggtccatacaatgcaagtgaatggtgaccaaaaatttgaagctccaaaaagcacattaaggcagcatcaTTTatagtaattcataagactccagtggtttaatccatgacttctgaagcgaTCTTATTGACAGACAACAGTATAACTAATTTGGTTATGAActcacatcttgccattgcagtctctaggcacgatcatgatttcaagctcaattacactttctaGAGTTTgatgcagagtgctagatggcactaggaagtgtaatcgagctttaaatcatgatcaccaaggatcggttctcaccaaaaacctattggattgcttcagaagacattgattaataaactcctggagttatatggattacttttatgctgccttatgtgcTTGTTTGAGCTCCAaagtgttggtcaccattcacttgcattgaatggacctacagagctgagctattcttttgaaaatctatgtatgtgttctgctaaagaaagaaagtcctacattttgggtgaactattccttttaagtttCTTAAAGGCTTTATTTTCAGGCACAGAATGAAAATTACCTCAGTTATTCCAGTTGACTGGTGTGAGATAACTGTGCCGACAGAAAAATTGTGCACATTAAGCTTATTGTGAGCCATTGCGGCTCATAATGAAACCCATGTGCCAACAACACTTAATGTAGTGAATGACAagtatacagtgccttgcgaaagtattcggcccccttgaacttttcgaccttttgccacatttcaggcttcaaacataaagatataaaactgtaattttttgtgaagaatcaacaacaagtgggacacaatcatgaagtggaacgaaatttattggatatttcaaacttttttaacaaataaaaaactgaaaaattgggcgtgtcccgattaattaatcgcatataaaaatatttgttgagaaagcccctcatataacaataattcaatatataatgattatacatatttatatcaatatataattatacatagatatcgttaaatataaaaatatatatataattatataagaaaataattagtgaggtagtacttataaataagtttgaaggacatttctttgattttattcgtgattaaatatttatggtgtcatttccaaatttttcaccatctcaatccagccacacccttagtcagacatgcttgtgtcacgtctcaGGTTcgttgcatcataaaaataaaatgtttaggtcactgtgttaagttaaatatagtttaatactcaatctttaaacacatcttgagatcccttagcatttgcgctccaagtgttttgaacgcaagaacgttatgcatgtctgtgttgtgggttgttttcttcactgtataaactgtgcattgctcatacagctgaagtgccctctggagtaaacaggtggtactacaagcttgcattcctcacgaatcttccttattatggtgcgattaaatgcgttaatttttttaacgcgttattttttgtaaaatgaatcacactgaattaacacgttaaatcgacagccctaatttttacacAACCAGAGCtttaaagacatgttttttgccaTATAGGATGCCACTCCTGTGTGCACCCCATCAATGCTAGAGAGAAGGAAATCCATCAGAgttgaagaggaggaggaggaggaggatgatgacgACAAAGAGATCATTATCAAAGCCAAATCGATCCCTGAAAACAGTGAGGATGTTGAAGACACGGACGAAGATGATGGTGAGGAAGAGAATGACCAGGAGGAACAAATGGCTTAAAAGGGAAatcctacagagctgagctatcTTCTGAAAAtctatgtgtgtgttctgctaaagaaagaaagtcatacattttgggtgaactattcctttaagtttcttAAAAGGCTTAAAACAGTTTAGTTTCAGGCACAGAATGAAAATTACCTCAGTTATTCCAGTTGACTGGTGTGAGATAACTGTGCCGACAGAAAAATTGTGCACATTAAGCTTATTGTGAGTCAATGCGGCTCATAATGAAACCCATGTGCCAACAACACTTAATGTAGTGAATGACAAGTATATACCTTTACACGACCAGAGCtttaaagacatgttttttgccaTATAGGATGTCACTCCTGAATGAAATCCATCAGAGTTGAAGAGGATGATGCGACGAAGAGATCATTATCAAAGCCAAATCAATCCCTGAAAACTGTGAGGATGTTGAAGACACGGAAGAAGATGATGGTGAGGAAGAGAATGAGCAGGAGGAACAAATGGCTTAAAAGGGAAATCTAATATAAAATAAAGACTTTAATCCCTGTTTTAAGAGGGACACTGGATTCACTGTTTTCAGAGCCATTTCTTTGTGACTACTCCTCAGTCCTCCACTACAGCCTGGAGAAGAGAGGAACACCGTGTCCTGATTGTCATATTTTTATAATTGGGGAAAACTGcctaaatgttaatgtaatgtgTTGATTTGAGGTTTGTTTTATACAGATCATAAATTGGTTGCATTTAATGTGCACTTTTTAGTCTCCCAGAGGGAGAGTAAAATCTTATTGACTGTCTAATACACATAGTATGTGTGTAAGGCTGATTTGAAAGTATAAGTCTGGAGCAGAGAGCTGAAAATGACTATAAATATGCTGTATTTGACAATATTTGCAATGTCTGTATGTGGTATTCAGTCAATCTTTTTCTGACATAGTGAAATGTTATTAAACTTTTTGCTTGATGAAAacagtattaaataaaattattattattttcagttggtattttttattattgataaaTTGACACTTAACCAAATGCTCATATAAATGTTGTGGAAAAATATGGATCAAAGGAAAACTGCAATTCTCAAAATGAACAATAGATGGAGGTGTTTTCCATTGCTGTAttggatttaatgcccattgtttAGCTACACAAGGAAAGACCATGTGGCAACTATTTGTGGCAGGATTTCTAGTATGAGGATGTAAATAATATATGTTGCCCACAGTGTAGAAGAAACTACTGATAAAATTGGTGCATGTGCTGAGATTACGTGTATAATAAGAAAAGAAATGCAATGCATCTGCAAACCATCCTAACATAATGCCTTAAATATACTCAGACTGATGACAAATGCAAGCAGATCAGTAGATTCGAGAGCTGAGGTGTGTAGCGCATGCGCAGACCGGCTCTATCATTGTGTCTACAGGAGCAGCAAAACCTCGCTTACATTTCATAACCCAACCCGTGTTGTTTCACACAGAAACCACCACGATATTCGTCAGGGTACGTATAATACCTATTATTTCAACCAAACTTGTCATTCTCGCTATTGGTTTTGTGGGAATTCCCGCGGTTTTGACAGTTTATTCGGCCGGCTAATAAGAGGTAGCATAGCCGGCTAGATAATCaatgaaaaataatcaaattcaCACAGATTTGCGCTGAAAACGCTTGGTATTTTAACAAAGATCGGGTTTTATTAAAATAGTATATTTGACATGGTAAAGTGTATAGGGAACAaaagaaaggcatctttaaagcCGGTCGTTGGGAGTAAAGCATCCAATTAAAGGTGATTTTCAGATACTACAGAAGTATCCATGTAAATTTACctgttaaatgtattatttattatttttatgttttagtttttttattgttgtacatACGGTGATTTTGATGAGCAATAAGCACATTTTCACATGGTTATGCTGAATATTGCTGTTATTACATGGTCATGTAGCCTTGTGTTGAGTAGTTTGGTTGAATTTCCTGTATTCAGTTTTAAATACATGTGATTTAACATATTATACTGCTTATTTATTCACGAGTTAGAAATAATTAAATGGTTGTCACTTTTCATAGGTCTCAGCTGTGTGGTTTGGGGGAGGTGAACATTTTGAC
The Xyrauchen texanus isolate HMW12.3.18 chromosome 14, RBS_HiC_50CHRs, whole genome shotgun sequence genome window above contains:
- the LOC127654936 gene encoding MKI67 FHA domain-interacting nucleolar phosphoprotein-like isoform X2 codes for the protein MTEGKTLEKPAKNLLALNPKEDAEFQKKVQQVKKRPKTAQSLTPGVIYVGHLPRGLLELQLRGYFQQFGKVLRLRISRSKKTGGSKGYGFVEFECDEVAKIVAETMDNYLMGERLIKCHVMPPEKVHKRLFDGSQRGFKRPKQPAVARYNKEHTPEDVKKITAKLLSKEAKLRKRLAAKGIDYDFPGFAMQFPAKKAQLQADLSMCSEDATPVCTPSMLERRKSIRVEEEEEEEDDDDKEIIIKAKSIPENSEDVEDTDEDDGCHS
- the LOC127654936 gene encoding MKI67 FHA domain-interacting nucleolar phosphoprotein-like isoform X1, translating into MTEGKTLEKPAKNLLALNPKEDAEFQKKVQQVKKRPKTAQSLTPGVIYVGHLPRGLLELQLRGYFQQFGKVLRLRISRSKKTGGSKGYGFVEFECDEVAKIVAETMDNYLMGERLIKCHVMPPEKVHKRLFDGSQRGFKRPKQPAVARYNKEHTPEDVKKITAKLLSKEAKLRKRLAAKGIDYDFPGFAMQFPAKKAQLQADLSMCSEDATPVCTPSMLERRKSIRVEEEEEEEDDDDKEIIIKAKSIPENSEDVEDTDEDDGEEENDQEEQMA